A window from Salminus brasiliensis chromosome 7, fSalBra1.hap2, whole genome shotgun sequence encodes these proteins:
- the st7l gene encoding suppressor of tumorigenicity 7 protein-like isoform X2, translated as MADDNSSNPQSHGFAEKLKSWLSWSWTYVCAVWFAMVLTMIYVLRSPLKLQESVTAASMFLNTLTPKFYVALTGTSSLISGLILIFEWWYFRKYGTSFIEQVSVSHLRPLLGGVENNSSAGLFSSANGEVEQRPSVSECKVWRNPLNLFRGAEYSRYTWVTGKEPLTYYDMNLSAQDHQTFFTCDTQQLKPEDTVMQKAWRERNPQTRIRAAYQAIELNHECAAAYVLLAEEEATTIIEAERLFKQALKFAGKDTNLLVYIKRRLAMCARKLGRIKEAVKMMRDLMKEFPLLGMLNIHENLLEALLELQAYADVQAVLAKYDDISLPKSATICYTSALLKARAVSDKFSPEAASRRGLSTAEMNAVEAIHRAVEFNPHVPKYLLEMKSLILPPEHILKRGDSEAVAYAFFHLQHWKRAEGALNLLHCTWEGTFRIIPYPLEKGHLFYPYPGCTETADRELLPSFHEVSVYPKKELPFFILFTAGLCSFTAMLAMLTHQFPDLMGVFVKAFFSTLFAPLGFFADKMENFMPSCLWYQLTRI; from the exons ATGGCGGACGACAACAGCAGTAATCCTCAATCTCACGGATTTGCGGAGAAATTAAAATCGTGGCTGTCCTGGTCCTGGACctatgtgtgtgcagtgtggttCGCCATGGTCCTGACTATGATCTACGTGCTGAGAAGTCCTCTGAAGCTTCAGGAGTCCGTCACCGCCG CATCCATGTTTTTAAACACTCTCACACCTAAATTCTATGTTGCGCTCACTGGAACCTCGTCTCTCATCTCCGGCCTTATATTG ATATTTGAATGGTGGTACTTCAGAAAGTACGGCACCTCGTTCATCGAGCAGGTTTCCGTCAGTCACTTGCGTCCTCTCCTTGGTGGCGTGGAGAACAACAGCTCTGCAGGCCTCTTTTCCTCAGCCAATGGAGAGGTGGAGCAGAGACCCAGCGTTTCAG agtgtaaagtatggaggaaccCTCTGAATCTCTTCCGAGGTGCAGAGTACAGCAG ATACACATGGGTGACGGGTAAGGAGCCTCTGACTTACTACGACATGAATCTGTCAGCACAGGATCACCAGACCTTCTTTACGTGTGATACACAGCAGCTTAAACCAGAGGACACCG TGATGCAGAAGGCATGGCGGGAGAGGAATCCTCAAACTCGTATCAGAGCTGCTTACCAGGCCATTGAGCTCAACCATGA atgtgCTGCAGCGTATGTGCTTCTGGCTGAAGAGGAAGCCACTACCATCATAGAAGCTGAGCGACTATTCAAACAAGCACTAAAGTTTG CTGGAAAAGACACAAATCTTCTGGTGTATATCAAACGCCGACTGGCCATGTGTGCCCGTAAACTGGGGCGCATCAAAGAAGCTGTGAAGATGATGAGAGAT TTAATGAAGGAATTTCCCTTACTTGGAATGCTAAATATCCATGAGAATCTTCTAGAAGCATTGTTGGAACTACAGGCCTACGCTGATGTACAAGCAGTCTTAGCAAAATATGATG ACATCAGCTTGCCAAAATCTGCCACTATATGctacacatctgccttactgaAAGCACGGGCAGTGTCAGACAA GTTTTCGCCCGAGGCAGCTTCTAGGCGAGGTCTTAGCACTGCAGAGATGAACGCAGTGGAGGCCATACACAGAGCTGTGGAGTTCAACCCACATGTACCAAAG tacCTTTTAGAGATGAAGAGTCTGATCCTGCCTCCAGAGCACATTCTGAAGAGAGGGGACAGTGAAGCAGTGGCATATGCCTTCTTCCACCTGCAGCACTGGAAACGAGCAGAGGGAGCTCTCAACCTGCTGCACTGCACCTGGGAAGGAA CTTTCCGGATCATTCCATACCCTTTGGAGAAAGGTCATCTGTTCTACCCATACCCAGGGTGCACAGAGACAGCAGACAGAGAGCTACTGCCTT CATTCCATGAAGTGTCCGTCTACCCGAAGAAGGAGCTGCCGTTCTTCATCCTGTTTACAGCTGGCTTGTGTTCCTTCACTGCCATGCTAGCCATGCTCACACACCAGTTCCCCGACCTCATGGGCGTCTTCGTCAAAGCT TTCTTCAGTACCCTCTTCGCACCACTGGGCTTTTTTGCAGACAAGATGGAGAACTTCATGCCCTCTTGCCTTTGGTACCAACTGACGAGAATCTAA
- the st7l gene encoding suppressor of tumorigenicity 7 protein-like isoform X1, with product MADDNSSNPQSHGFAEKLKSWLSWSWTYVCAVWFAMVLTMIYVLRSPLKLQESVTAASMFLNTLTPKFYVALTGTSSLISGLILCLFLSLSLLVGSLSSPSQIFEWWYFRKYGTSFIEQVSVSHLRPLLGGVENNSSAGLFSSANGEVEQRPSVSECKVWRNPLNLFRGAEYSRYTWVTGKEPLTYYDMNLSAQDHQTFFTCDTQQLKPEDTVMQKAWRERNPQTRIRAAYQAIELNHECAAAYVLLAEEEATTIIEAERLFKQALKFAGKDTNLLVYIKRRLAMCARKLGRIKEAVKMMRDLMKEFPLLGMLNIHENLLEALLELQAYADVQAVLAKYDDISLPKSATICYTSALLKARAVSDKFSPEAASRRGLSTAEMNAVEAIHRAVEFNPHVPKYLLEMKSLILPPEHILKRGDSEAVAYAFFHLQHWKRAEGALNLLHCTWEGTFRIIPYPLEKGHLFYPYPGCTETADRELLPSFHEVSVYPKKELPFFILFTAGLCSFTAMLAMLTHQFPDLMGVFVKAFFSTLFAPLGFFADKMENFMPSCLWYQLTRI from the exons ATGGCGGACGACAACAGCAGTAATCCTCAATCTCACGGATTTGCGGAGAAATTAAAATCGTGGCTGTCCTGGTCCTGGACctatgtgtgtgcagtgtggttCGCCATGGTCCTGACTATGATCTACGTGCTGAGAAGTCCTCTGAAGCTTCAGGAGTCCGTCACCGCCG CATCCATGTTTTTAAACACTCTCACACCTAAATTCTATGTTGCGCTCACTGGAACCTCGTCTCTCATCTCCGGCCTTATATTG tgtctttttctctctctctccctccttgtTGGCTCTCTGTCTTCTCCCTCCCAGATATTTGAATGGTGGTACTTCAGAAAGTACGGCACCTCGTTCATCGAGCAGGTTTCCGTCAGTCACTTGCGTCCTCTCCTTGGTGGCGTGGAGAACAACAGCTCTGCAGGCCTCTTTTCCTCAGCCAATGGAGAGGTGGAGCAGAGACCCAGCGTTTCAG agtgtaaagtatggaggaaccCTCTGAATCTCTTCCGAGGTGCAGAGTACAGCAG ATACACATGGGTGACGGGTAAGGAGCCTCTGACTTACTACGACATGAATCTGTCAGCACAGGATCACCAGACCTTCTTTACGTGTGATACACAGCAGCTTAAACCAGAGGACACCG TGATGCAGAAGGCATGGCGGGAGAGGAATCCTCAAACTCGTATCAGAGCTGCTTACCAGGCCATTGAGCTCAACCATGA atgtgCTGCAGCGTATGTGCTTCTGGCTGAAGAGGAAGCCACTACCATCATAGAAGCTGAGCGACTATTCAAACAAGCACTAAAGTTTG CTGGAAAAGACACAAATCTTCTGGTGTATATCAAACGCCGACTGGCCATGTGTGCCCGTAAACTGGGGCGCATCAAAGAAGCTGTGAAGATGATGAGAGAT TTAATGAAGGAATTTCCCTTACTTGGAATGCTAAATATCCATGAGAATCTTCTAGAAGCATTGTTGGAACTACAGGCCTACGCTGATGTACAAGCAGTCTTAGCAAAATATGATG ACATCAGCTTGCCAAAATCTGCCACTATATGctacacatctgccttactgaAAGCACGGGCAGTGTCAGACAA GTTTTCGCCCGAGGCAGCTTCTAGGCGAGGTCTTAGCACTGCAGAGATGAACGCAGTGGAGGCCATACACAGAGCTGTGGAGTTCAACCCACATGTACCAAAG tacCTTTTAGAGATGAAGAGTCTGATCCTGCCTCCAGAGCACATTCTGAAGAGAGGGGACAGTGAAGCAGTGGCATATGCCTTCTTCCACCTGCAGCACTGGAAACGAGCAGAGGGAGCTCTCAACCTGCTGCACTGCACCTGGGAAGGAA CTTTCCGGATCATTCCATACCCTTTGGAGAAAGGTCATCTGTTCTACCCATACCCAGGGTGCACAGAGACAGCAGACAGAGAGCTACTGCCTT CATTCCATGAAGTGTCCGTCTACCCGAAGAAGGAGCTGCCGTTCTTCATCCTGTTTACAGCTGGCTTGTGTTCCTTCACTGCCATGCTAGCCATGCTCACACACCAGTTCCCCGACCTCATGGGCGTCTTCGTCAAAGCT TTCTTCAGTACCCTCTTCGCACCACTGGGCTTTTTTGCAGACAAGATGGAGAACTTCATGCCCTCTTGCCTTTGGTACCAACTGACGAGAATCTAA